The Lutibacter profundi genome includes a region encoding these proteins:
- the hemL gene encoding glutamate-1-semialdehyde 2,1-aminomutase, with the protein MKLEKSIELYTKGKKHLVGAVNSPVRAFKSVGGVPLFIDRAKGSKIIDVDGNEYVDMVLSYGPMILGHRNSVVEKTIKKYLKKGYSFGASTRGEIILAGMVCDAFPGMDKVRFVNSGTEAVLSAIRLARAFTGKNKIIKFAGCYHGHSDALLVAAGSGLATLSIPGSKGVPEDAVKNTLIAEFNNIDSVERHLAENKDIAAVIFEPIAGNMGVVLPTQEFIEELRELTKASGVLLIADEVMTGFRSKFGGAQELLGIEADITCLGKVVGGGFPVGAYGARNEIMEMVSPLGEMYQAGTLSGNPIAMSCGIATLKELKKRNPYEDFEKTAAFLERVLLDAANENGVDLQVNRFGSMINPFFTKEKVVDFKSAQTSDVKKFKTFFWKMIENGVFLPPSQFESWFLATAMSKRDIYKVKSAIQIAMKAVAKKFKK; encoded by the coding sequence ATGAAATTAGAAAAATCGATAGAATTATATACCAAAGGAAAAAAGCACTTGGTAGGTGCTGTAAATTCACCTGTAAGAGCATTTAAATCGGTTGGAGGAGTACCCTTGTTTATTGACAGGGCAAAGGGTAGTAAAATTATTGATGTTGATGGGAATGAATACGTAGATATGGTTTTATCGTATGGGCCAATGATTTTAGGTCATAGAAATAGTGTTGTTGAAAAAACAATCAAAAAATACTTAAAAAAAGGCTACTCTTTTGGAGCTTCAACCAGAGGCGAAATTATTTTAGCAGGAATGGTTTGTGATGCTTTTCCGGGAATGGATAAAGTTCGTTTTGTAAATTCTGGAACTGAAGCTGTTTTAAGTGCAATTCGTTTGGCAAGAGCATTTACAGGAAAAAATAAAATTATAAAATTTGCTGGTTGTTATCATGGTCATTCAGATGCTTTATTGGTTGCTGCGGGTTCTGGTTTAGCAACATTAAGTATACCTGGAAGTAAAGGTGTGCCTGAAGATGCCGTTAAAAATACATTAATAGCTGAATTTAATAATATTGACAGTGTAGAACGTCATTTGGCTGAAAACAAAGATATTGCAGCAGTAATTTTTGAGCCAATTGCTGGAAATATGGGGGTTGTTTTGCCAACTCAAGAGTTTATTGAAGAGTTAAGAGAGTTAACTAAAGCAAGTGGCGTTTTGTTAATTGCCGATGAGGTAATGACAGGCTTTCGTTCAAAATTTGGAGGCGCCCAAGAATTGTTAGGTATAGAGGCAGACATAACATGTTTAGGTAAAGTTGTAGGAGGAGGTTTTCCTGTTGGTGCTTATGGAGCAAGGAATGAAATTATGGAAATGGTTTCACCTTTAGGAGAGATGTATCAGGCAGGAACTTTATCGGGTAACCCAATAGCCATGTCTTGTGGTATAGCGACATTGAAAGAGTTAAAAAAGAGAAATCCTTACGAAGATTTTGAGAAAACTGCTGCTTTTTTAGAGCGTGTTTTATTAGATGCAGCTAATGAAAACGGAGTTGACCTTCAGGTAAATAGATTTGGATCTATGATTAATCCTTTTTTTACAAAAGAAAAAGTTGTTGACTTTAAATCGGCTCAGACGAGTGATGTTAAAAAGTTTAAAACATTTTTTTGGAAAATGATTGAAAATGGCGTGTTTTTACCACCATCACAGTTCGAGTCTTGGTTTCTGGCAACAGCAATGAGTAAAAGAGATATATATAAAGTGAAATCGGCAATACAAATTGCAATGAAAGCAGTTGCTAAAAAATTTAAAAAATAA
- the hemB gene encoding porphobilinogen synthase, giving the protein MNRTRRLRKTENIRRLVRENKLTIDDLIYPLFIEEGVGIETEIVSMPGIKRFSLDRISKELDEVVALDIPAVLLFGIPAKKDEIGSETWNDDGIMQQAVRFIKKNYPGLYVITDVCFCEYTSHGHCGIIHDNDVDNDATLVNIAKQVISHAKAGVDMVAPSGMMDGMIESIREALDNTGFSNLPIMSYAVKYSSAFYGPFRDAADSAPTFGDRRTYQMDPSNRDEGMREATFDDQEGADILMVKPALSYLDIIRDLKNNFDKPIACYNVSGEYAMIKAAAEKGWIDGERVMMESLLSMKRAGADIIITYFAKEAAKLLLK; this is encoded by the coding sequence ATGAATAGAACAAGACGTCTTCGTAAAACAGAAAATATTCGTCGTTTAGTAAGAGAAAACAAACTTACAATAGACGATTTAATTTATCCTTTATTTATAGAGGAAGGAGTTGGTATTGAAACTGAAATAGTCTCTATGCCAGGAATTAAACGTTTTTCGTTAGACAGAATTTCTAAAGAATTAGATGAAGTTGTAGCTCTAGATATTCCGGCAGTATTACTTTTTGGAATCCCAGCTAAAAAAGATGAAATTGGCTCTGAAACTTGGAATGACGATGGTATAATGCAGCAAGCCGTTCGATTTATTAAGAAAAATTACCCAGGTTTATATGTTATTACAGATGTTTGTTTTTGTGAATATACAAGCCATGGGCATTGTGGTATAATTCACGATAATGATGTTGATAATGATGCTACTCTAGTTAATATAGCAAAACAAGTAATTTCCCATGCAAAAGCAGGTGTTGATATGGTGGCGCCTTCAGGAATGATGGATGGAATGATTGAAAGTATTCGTGAGGCTTTGGATAATACCGGTTTTTCAAATCTTCCTATAATGTCTTATGCTGTAAAATATTCTTCAGCTTTTTATGGCCCATTTAGAGATGCAGCAGATTCAGCTCCAACATTTGGAGACAGAAGAACCTACCAAATGGATCCTTCAAATAGAGATGAAGGTATGCGTGAAGCAACTTTTGACGATCAAGAAGGAGCAGATATATTAATGGTAAAACCAGCCTTATCATACTTAGATATTATAAGAGATTTAAAAAATAATTTTGATAAACCAATAGCCTGCTATAATGTAAGTGGTGAGTATGCAATGATAAAAGCAGCCGCAGAAAAAGGATGGATTGATGGTGAACGTGTAATGATGGAAAGCTTATTATCTATGAAAAGAGCTGGAGCAGATATTATTATTACCTATTTTGCCAAAGAAGCTGCTAAATTATTGTTGAAATAA
- the hemC gene encoding hydroxymethylbilane synthase: protein MRTIRIGTRSSQLALWQANTVAKQLEHLGHTIEIVKIDSIGDKVLDKPLYELGITGVFTKNLDIALLNEKIDISVNSFKDVPTKLPEGIVQAAVLKRGDFNDVLILKEDENFFTKKSAIIATGSLRRKAQWLYRYPNHTITGLRGNVNTRLQKLEDNNWDGAIFAMAGLKRLKLLPSNEKHIKLDWMIPAPAQGAVMISTLAKDEELLEICSELNDEKTAICVKIERKFLEVLEGGCTAPIGALAMIWDDVIKFKGVLFSPDGKNKIEFYKEVEVDNATDLGEYAANYILERGGKKLMRKIIVIDKDINVYSTKNLSLNQQKSLSPKIGVSMSDFIVTRSNRLKSVIVKKTIENVIITSQNAVDALLDSFIPTELNFKNIYCVGKRTKRLIERKIGKVTHVENSAEKLANYLVKNVEEKEITYFCGNKRRTELPTILSGSNITLHEIECYQTQLTPRKVEDKYDGILFYSPTGIESYLKKNTSNKSVAFCIGDTTASYAKKHFEKVVVAKIPSVESLLKSVNEYFQ, encoded by the coding sequence ATGAGAACGATTAGAATTGGGACTCGCTCGAGTCAATTAGCACTATGGCAAGCAAATACAGTAGCAAAACAATTAGAACATTTAGGGCATACCATAGAAATAGTAAAAATAGATTCTATTGGAGATAAAGTTTTAGATAAACCACTGTATGAGTTAGGAATAACAGGTGTGTTTACTAAAAATTTGGATATAGCCCTTTTGAATGAAAAAATAGATATTTCTGTAAATTCTTTTAAAGATGTTCCAACAAAATTACCAGAGGGGATAGTACAGGCTGCAGTTTTAAAAAGAGGGGATTTTAATGATGTATTGATTTTAAAGGAAGATGAAAATTTTTTCACAAAAAAATCGGCAATAATTGCTACAGGAAGTTTACGAAGAAAAGCGCAATGGTTGTATAGATATCCAAATCATACCATTACAGGTTTGAGAGGAAACGTAAATACACGTTTGCAAAAATTAGAAGATAATAATTGGGATGGAGCTATTTTTGCAATGGCCGGATTGAAAAGGCTTAAGCTACTACCTTCAAATGAGAAACATATTAAATTAGATTGGATGATACCTGCACCTGCACAAGGAGCAGTTATGATTTCAACTTTAGCAAAAGATGAAGAGTTACTTGAGATTTGCAGTGAATTAAATGATGAAAAAACAGCCATTTGTGTTAAAATTGAACGTAAATTTTTAGAAGTTTTAGAAGGAGGTTGTACAGCTCCAATTGGCGCTTTAGCTATGATTTGGGATGATGTTATAAAGTTTAAAGGCGTTTTATTTAGTCCAGATGGAAAAAATAAAATTGAATTTTATAAAGAAGTTGAGGTAGATAACGCAACTGATTTAGGAGAATATGCTGCTAATTATATATTGGAAAGAGGAGGTAAAAAATTAATGCGCAAAATTATTGTTATAGATAAGGACATTAATGTGTATTCTACCAAAAACTTGTCTCTTAATCAACAAAAAAGTTTATCGCCTAAAATAGGAGTTTCTATGAGTGACTTTATTGTCACTAGAAGCAATAGGTTAAAATCTGTTATTGTTAAAAAAACCATTGAAAATGTAATAATTACAAGTCAAAATGCTGTTGATGCTTTATTGGATAGCTTTATACCAACAGAATTAAATTTTAAAAATATTTATTGTGTAGGTAAAAGGACAAAACGGCTAATTGAAAGAAAAATAGGGAAAGTAACCCATGTTGAAAATTCGGCAGAGAAACTAGCAAACTATTTAGTGAAAAATGTAGAAGAAAAAGAAATAACTTATTTTTGTGGTAATAAAAGAAGAACGGAGTTGCCAACTATTTTATCTGGGAGTAATATAACTCTACATGAAATAGAGTGTTATCAAACGCAATTAACACCTAGAAAAGTAGAAGATAAATACGATGGGATTCTTTTTTATAGCCCAACAGGAATTGAAAGCTATTTAAAAAAGAATACATCAAATAAAAGTGTAGCATTTTGTATTGGAGATACAACAGCTTCGTATGCAAAAAAACATTTCGAAAAAGTAGTGGTTGCAAAAATTCCATCAGTTGAAAGTTTACTTAAGTCTGTTAATGAATATTTTCAATAA
- the hemE gene encoding uroporphyrinogen decarboxylase has protein sequence MSKIKNDLFLRALKGETVERPPVWMMRQAGRYLPEFIAIREKYDFFTRCRTPELASEITVQPIRRFGMDAAILFSDILVIPQAMNIEVQMKEGIGPWLPNPIRSQKDVDNVIVPDVTVELKYVMDAIKVTKQMLDNEVPLIGFAGSPWTILCYCVQGQGSKTFDKAKEFCFTQPIAAHRLLQKITDTTIAYLKEKVKAGVDVVQLFDSWGGMLSPVDYQEFSWKYINQIIEALKDDAPVIAFGKGCWFALEEMSKSNAAALGVDWTITPQMARKLTGNKITLQGNFDPVRLLSPPKVIKQMVKEMIDDFGKDKYIVNLGHGILPHVPLENAKAFIDAVKEYNQ, from the coding sequence ATGTCAAAAATAAAAAACGATTTATTTTTAAGAGCCTTAAAAGGTGAAACGGTTGAGCGACCTCCAGTATGGATGATGCGTCAAGCAGGAAGATACTTGCCAGAATTTATAGCTATTCGTGAGAAGTATGATTTTTTTACACGTTGTAGAACTCCTGAATTAGCTTCAGAAATAACAGTACAACCAATTCGAAGATTTGGAATGGATGCTGCAATATTATTTTCTGATATTTTGGTGATTCCACAAGCCATGAATATTGAAGTTCAAATGAAGGAAGGAATAGGTCCTTGGCTACCAAACCCTATTCGTTCTCAAAAAGATGTAGATAATGTTATTGTTCCTGATGTAACGGTTGAATTGAAATATGTGATGGATGCCATTAAAGTAACAAAGCAAATGTTGGATAATGAGGTGCCACTAATTGGGTTTGCGGGTTCTCCTTGGACAATCTTATGTTATTGTGTGCAGGGACAAGGTTCAAAAACCTTTGATAAGGCAAAAGAATTTTGTTTTACACAGCCAATAGCAGCACACCGTTTATTGCAAAAAATAACCGATACAACCATTGCTTATTTAAAAGAAAAAGTAAAAGCAGGCGTAGATGTTGTTCAACTATTTGATTCTTGGGGAGGAATGTTATCTCCAGTAGATTATCAAGAATTTTCTTGGAAATATATCAATCAAATCATCGAAGCATTAAAAGATGATGCTCCAGTAATAGCATTTGGAAAAGGCTGTTGGTTTGCATTAGAAGAAATGTCTAAATCAAATGCTGCTGCTTTAGGTGTTGATTGGACAATTACTCCACAAATGGCACGTAAATTAACCGGGAATAAAATCACTTTACAAGGTAATTTTGATCCAGTACGTTTATTATCACCTCCAAAAGTGATTAAACAAATGGTTAAAGAAATGATAGATGATTTTGGAAAAGATAAATATATTGTAAATTTAGGACATGGTATTTTACCCCATGTGCCTTTAGAAAATGCAAAGGCATTTATTGATGCCGTTAAGGAATACAACCAATAA
- the hemN gene encoding oxygen-independent coproporphyrinogen III oxidase yields the protein MNTTSLIQKYNIPGPRYTSYPTVPFWDKEGIALEDWKKTVKKSFDESNETEGISLYIHLPFCESLCTFCACHKKITKRHEVEQPYIETVLKEWDLYCDLLEERPKIREIHLGGGTPTYFSSENLKKLIDGVFKRADKFTEFDFSYEAHPNLTSEKQLQTLYDLGSRRNSFGIQDYDPIVQKAIHRLQSFEQVKKVNDLSRKIGYESISHDLIFGLPFQTEESIRNTIKNTIALKPDRIAYYSYAHVPWIKGVGQRGFDENDLPKDNEKRYLYELGKQLFFDNGYVEIGMDHFALPSDSLHKAMESRKLHRNFMGYTAGKTELMIGLGMSSISDSWYAFAQNEKTIENYTEKVNQGIIPIFKGHLLTEKDLIIRKHILNLMCNLETEWKIGLEAKVKNEIVNRLKPIIDDGLVEVTENKVFVNEKGRMFVRNICMAFDLRLIENKPETRIFSMTI from the coding sequence ATGAATACTACTAGCTTAATTCAAAAATACAATATACCGGGGCCAAGATATACAAGTTATCCAACTGTACCTTTTTGGGATAAGGAAGGAATTGCATTAGAAGATTGGAAAAAAACAGTGAAAAAATCTTTCGATGAAAGTAATGAGACAGAAGGGATAAGCCTGTATATTCACCTTCCATTTTGTGAGAGTTTATGTACATTTTGTGCATGTCATAAGAAAATTACCAAGCGTCATGAAGTAGAACAACCATACATTGAAACTGTTTTAAAAGAATGGGATTTATATTGTGATTTATTGGAAGAAAGACCAAAAATTAGAGAAATTCACTTAGGAGGAGGTACACCTACCTATTTTTCTTCAGAAAATTTAAAAAAACTTATTGATGGGGTTTTTAAAAGGGCCGATAAGTTTACAGAATTTGATTTTAGTTATGAGGCTCATCCAAATCTAACTTCTGAAAAACAACTACAAACATTGTATGATTTAGGCTCAAGAAGAAATAGTTTTGGTATCCAAGATTATGATCCTATCGTTCAAAAAGCCATACATAGACTTCAAAGTTTTGAACAAGTAAAAAAGGTGAATGACTTATCTCGTAAAATAGGTTATGAATCTATCAGTCACGATTTAATTTTTGGATTGCCATTTCAAACTGAAGAAAGTATTAGAAACACCATTAAAAATACAATTGCACTAAAGCCAGATAGAATAGCATATTACAGTTATGCTCATGTGCCATGGATTAAAGGTGTTGGGCAACGTGGTTTTGATGAAAATGACTTACCAAAAGATAATGAAAAGCGTTATTTATATGAATTGGGCAAGCAATTATTTTTTGACAATGGTTATGTTGAAATTGGAATGGATCATTTTGCATTGCCATCAGACTCACTACATAAGGCGATGGAAAGCAGAAAGTTACATCGTAATTTCATGGGGTACACTGCTGGTAAAACGGAATTGATGATTGGTTTAGGAATGTCATCAATAAGTGATTCATGGTATGCTTTTGCTCAAAATGAAAAAACAATAGAGAATTATACGGAAAAAGTAAATCAAGGAATTATCCCTATTTTTAAAGGTCATTTATTAACAGAGAAAGATTTAATTATTAGAAAACACATATTAAACCTAATGTGTAATTTAGAGACTGAATGGAAGATAGGATTAGAAGCGAAAGTGAAAAATGAAATTGTTAATCGTTTAAAACCAATTATAGATGATGGTTTGGTTGAGGTTACCGAAAACAAAGTGTTTGTAAATGAAAAGGGAAGAATGTTTGTACGGAATATATGTATGGCTTTTGACCTTAGGTTGATTGAAAATAAACCAGAGACTAGAATTTTTTC